The DNA segment TAATCCCCATCCCCGTCCCCGGGATGGAGGATTACTGGTTTGCCATATGTTTTCCGCCATGGGAGCCACCTCCCCTGAAAATCTCGTTAAAGCCGTCATGAGGCACCGGAACACAATGAACACCCCATTGGCGCAATTGTGTGTAACAGGCTGTTTCCGCCGTCGTCGGAGGTTCCTCCGTGTTGATCCAGCAATACTCCACTTGCATGCGGAAATGAGAAAGGTGGGCCACGGCTTTGCGTGCATCTTCACCTAGACGGGTACTTATTAAGACAACTTTTGCTCCTCTGGAGAGACGGGAAACTTGCTGGGCCACCACTTCGTCCAGTGGGAAAGACCCATCCGCCCGCACTTCAGCCAAATGACGAAGTAATCGCAACAGATGCTCCTGTCCCCGTCCCATCGGTAAACTGCAGGGCGTATGCCCATTGGTGAGCAACCCGGCGATGAGACGCCGCTCCATGGCGTGGTGGATCAGGGATGCGGTCAGGCTGACAGCACGCTCAAACCGGACAGATTGATCAGGATCGGGGCTCCCCTCTTCCATACAACAGTCCAATACAAACAGCAAATCGTGAGTAACCTGCTGTTCAAACTCCTTCACTTTTAGTCCCTGACCACGGGCGGACGCTTTCCAATGGATGCGGCTGAGACGGTCCCGGTTGGTATAATCGCGTACACCTACGACAGCGGTCACATCCTCGCTGATCCGGGGAGTGGATAAGGACCGGCCGGCCTTGCGCTCATGGATCGCCGACCAGAACCGGATGGGATGAATCCGCGGAAAGACCAACACTTCTTCCCGTTTGTCCAGGATCCGCTTCTTTTCCACAAACCCGAACAGATCCCCCGATGAGACTTCCACTCCGTCAAAACGATGCCGCCCCCGGGGCAGGCGGTATGTCACCACCTCCCCCCGTCCTTGTCGTTTCCAGCCTGGAAAGTCCACCTGTCTGTCTTCTTCCAGAAAAGCGGCTGCTTCCCCATAGTGACGGATGATCAGCCAGGAAAGAGGAGACGGCTTACGCAACCGGTAAGAAACCAGGATTCGCAATTGCTCCCCCTGCGTGATTTGATTGGCGGACAGGGTACGGGTGATTTCCGCACCAGACAGGGTAAACTGCTGGACGAACCACACATAACCGGTGATCACCAGGGATGCGTAAAAAAGGAACCAAGGCACATGCCCTCCTTGAAAACGGGCAAAAGCATAGGCGGCTGCCGTTAACAGGGTAAGGACGAGGACCCCCTGAAATCGCTTCAACGCCAATCACCCTTTGCTTTCCTGCGGCAGGACCGGCACCGGCACCCGCGACAGGATTCGTTTTAGCAACCCCTCTACGTGAAACCCGCTTAATCGCGCTTCGGAATTGAGAATGATGCGATGGCCCAAAGTGAGGGGAGTCAGTTTTTTCACATCATCGGGAATGACGTACGTTCGCC comes from the Desmospora profundinema genome and includes:
- a CDS encoding DUF58 domain-containing protein, producing the protein MKRFQGVLVLTLLTAAAYAFARFQGGHVPWFLFYASLVITGYVWFVQQFTLSGAEITRTLSANQITQGEQLRILVSYRLRKPSPLSWLIIRHYGEAAAFLEEDRQVDFPGWKRQGRGEVVTYRLPRGRHRFDGVEVSSGDLFGFVEKKRILDKREEVLVFPRIHPIRFWSAIHERKAGRSLSTPRISEDVTAVVGVRDYTNRDRLSRIHWKASARGQGLKVKEFEQQVTHDLLFVLDCCMEEGSPDPDQSVRFERAVSLTASLIHHAMERRLIAGLLTNGHTPCSLPMGRGQEHLLRLLRHLAEVRADGSFPLDEVVAQQVSRLSRGAKVVLISTRLGEDARKAVAHLSHFRMQVEYCWINTEEPPTTAETACYTQLRQWGVHCVPVPHDGFNEIFRGGGSHGGKHMANQ